The Thermococcus sibiricus MM 739 DNA window CTTTATTGCATTGTAAAGAACCCTCTGCTTTATCCATTTATAGGAGTTTTCAAATTCAATTGCCAAGATTTTTTCGTTTTCTCTCAGAATAGCTAAATCTATCCTAGCTCCATCTATGGTTGAAAGCTCTTTAACAGCATTGAATCCCATCTCTTCACACATCATAATTATCTCGTTAGTGAGAGCTTTTATTTTGATCTTAAACCCTCCAAAAAATTGAAAAATTAAAGGGCCTTCTTAAGCTCTTCAAGAGCTTCCTTGGCCTTTAGGATGTTCTTTATCTTTCCTTGGGCAAGATCCTTCTTACCTCCACCGCCTCCACCTGCGACCCTCGTGATTATCCTTATCAAATCGCCGGCCTTGTAGTTTAAGTCCTCACCAACCGTTACAACAACTGCGTTGCTCTCCTCACTTATCAAGGCAACAATACGGTTTGACTTCTTGAGCTTGAGGGCGGCCTCTCTTAAGTGGTCTATCTCCCCTTCCACTACGGCTCCAATGAACTCTATCTCTCCTATCTTCTCTACTCTGTTCTCAAGCTCATAAACCAAAAGCTTTGCAAGCTCCTTGTTGAGCTTCTCTACTTCCTTCCTTGCTTGCTTCCACTCTTCAAAGAATCTCCCCGCAGTTTCGGGCAGTTTTTCTAAAGGTACTCTAAAGACTTCACTCGTTTTACTTATAATCTCCCTCTCTTTTTGCCATTCTTTGATAGCGGCTTCACCACATGCGAAAATTATTCTCTCTACACCATCTTGGATTCTCTCAGTTCTTAGTATTTTTATAGGGCCTATTAAACCAGTTCTTGGTAAATGCGTACCTCCACAGGCCTGGACATCCCAGTCTTTAATGTTAAGCACTCTAATTACTCTTCCTGGTACAACTCCACCCTGATAGAGTCTAAAGCCATACCTCTGCTCTGCCTCCGTTCTTGGTAGCCATTCCCACTTTACTTCTCTGTCCTCCATCACAATTCTATTTGCCAAGAGCTCTATCTCCTTAAGTTCCTCTTCACTTACCCGTTTATAGTGGGCTATGTCTAGTCTGGCCCAATCAGTGCTTAATTGGGAACCTGCCTGCCAGACATGTTTTCCGAGGACTCTAACAAGAGCTCCCATAAGGACGTGAGTACCAGTGTGGTGCCTCATATGTTGTATTCTTCTCTCCCAGTTAATCTTTCCATGGACAATTCCCCTTTCTTTGAACTTTTCAGGTTCTTTCACCTTGTGGAGGATTATCTTTCCAACTTTTTGGACATCTAAGACTTCAACACCGTTCAGCTCTCCCAAGTCACAGGGTTGCCCTCCCCCTTCTGGGTAAAAGGCCGTTGCATCTAAAACCACCCAATCTTCTATTATTCCAACCACTTTAGCGTCAAATTCTTTCATGAGCGGCTCTTCATAATACAAAGTTCTAGTATCTGGCAAATCTTGAACAAGCTCAAAATCTACTATTTTCTTTTCTTCTTCCTCCTTAATACCTTTTTCGGCTTCTTTAGCAACGAGACTGTAGAAATTATCCGGAATGCGGACTGTCATGCCCTCTTTTTCAGCTATTTCTTTCACAATCTCAGGGGTTAAACCATGACTCTCGTAGAAAAGCATCAATCTCTCCAGTGGGAGCTCTCCAACTCCCTGCTTCTTAAGTCTTTCAATTTCCCTCCTGACAAGATCATTACCCCTGTCCAATGTGTCAGCATATTTCCTTTCCTCAACATTTACCATATCAATGACAACATCTTCCATCTCTTTGAACTCTGGAAATGTCTTGTGAAGTTCCTTTATGTGCATTGCCACTATCTCACTAAGTGGAATCTGTAGACCTAATTCTCTAAGGTGTCTTATACTCTTTCTTATGAGTAATCTAGCCAAATAACCAGCTTTAGCATTCGATGGAACAACCCCATCAGCCAACATAAACGTTAGGGCCTTTGTATGATCTGCTATTGCGTAGATTAACTCATACGGCCTGACAAGCCTTGTTAGCTCATCCGGAGCCATATCTACATTTTTAGCAACTGTTTCCCTTAGCACTCTTAAATCTCCCATATCTTCTATATCGAACATTCCAGCCAATCTAGAGTTTTCCATGAGAATTCTATCGTCTATTTTATCGATTCCAGCCATTCTCTTCAGAGGTTTAACAACATAACCAAGAACAGCATCATAAGCTGTTGGTGTCCCTTGGCTCATCCAAACTAATCTTTCAAGGCCATATCCAGTATCGACAACTCTTGTATCCATTGGAACATATTTGTCTCCTTTAATCTCGACTATTTGAGAAGGATCTGCATCGGGTGGGGCCAATTTATATTGCATAAAAACCAATGTAGCTACCTCTAATCCTCTGTAAAGAACTTCAAAAGCTGGCCCTGCATTTCCTCCTCCTGCCCATGGATTTTCCTTGAAGGTTATATCCTCTCCTTTCATGCCGAGGTCTTTAGTGAAAAACTCGTAGGCGTATTCCACAGTTTCATCCATCCAATAAATTGGCTTTCCGGGATAATTAAAAGCATGATGGGCCATCATCTCGAATATCGTGAAGTGTCTGCCAGTAATTCCAACATTATCAATGTCAGTAAACCTTATTGAGGGTTGAGAGATTGTGAGAGGATTTGCAGGGGGATCAGCTTCTCCACTTATGACCCAAGGCTGAAAATCCATGATACTAGCACCCACTAAAAGAACATCGTCTCTCCATCTTGGGAGTACTGGGTATCTCTTAACCCTTCCATGATTTTTTCTTTCAAAATAACTTAGAAAAGCTTCTCTCATCTCTTCCAATGTGTATTTCCTTGGAATACCTGGTTTGCCTATAAATTCATACTCGTCACATGGAGGATCTCCACATGTCTCTCTATCCGGATCTATCGTCCAGAAAGGTTTTCCACATACTTTACAAGTCTTTCTTAACCAGCCCTCCTCTTTGAACATCCTTGTGCTCATGTCCATGATTATCACCATCCTTTACTCTACCTAAAAGTTGCTTTTCGTATTAAAAAGTCTTTGTCTGAAGGGGAGTTCACAAATTATGCAGAATCACTTGTCAATCTCCACGTCTTCAAACTCATCCTCATCAACAACGACAAAAGGCATTATATAATTTTGTTCATCCCCGCTGTAGTTAAGAATCTTGTCTACACTGGTAATTTCTGTTGGAGGGCATCTAAACAATCCCAATATTGTCAGCATTTTAATTACTCTCTAAAGTTTTTAATTCTTAATTTTTGTGTATTTTGAGATCGGGCTTTTTAGCACTTACTTTTTCTTTGAAGTAGATTTTACTATCATAATAAAAAAAGTTTAGGTATCTTGATAATATAATAGTTTATGAGAACTTCCCTAAGTGATGCTCGATGCAATGGAAGAAATTAAGTGTCTTATTAATCGGTTTGCTGGTTTTGAGTTCTTTTGGAAGTGCTGCAGTGTCGGGTAATAAAATCCCTCTACCGCTTGCTGAAAAAGCCGCCAGAAGCTACGTGAATTGGATTGCTGCCAATATCCCTGACTTCAAAGAATGGGAGAATGCAACTCTCGGAGAGCCTGTCGTGTACTATTTCCCCAATGGCGAGAAAAGCGTTTATGAGTTTGCAGTCTTCAAAAACGGTAAAAATGTCGGATTTATCCTTGTTTCGGCAAGAAAAGACATGCCTCCAGTTTTGGAGTTCAGTAAGGCAGAACCACCAAGCTGGAATTTAGAGAAGGCTAAAGAACTTGCAGAAAAGAAAGGCTATAAGGCTGGAAAACTACTCTATTACGGAGCACTAACTTATGGTATTAATATTGGAAACGGAAAAACAATAGGCTTAAGAGACATGAAAGTGAGAAAATACCCAATGAAAGTAGAACTAAAATTCAACAAAGAGAGAGCAAGAAAAGAATGGGAAAAAATTGCAAATAGTGCTATCACCAGTACAAAGGGGGCAGTACCAATGTCATCTACTCCAATTTTTATTTGGAACAAGGTTTATGGAGTTCCAGCGTGGACATCCACAGACTCAGGAGATGCTGATATTCAGTATCCAAACAATGTGGGTCCGGACCCCGATCCATGGGAAGAGTGGGATGGATGTGCTCCAATATCAGGCTCAATGATAATCGCATATTATGAACTGCAATTACAGGACGATTGGAACAGG harbors:
- the alaS gene encoding alanine--tRNA ligase gives rise to the protein MDMSTRMFKEEGWLRKTCKVCGKPFWTIDPDRETCGDPPCDEYEFIGKPGIPRKYTLEEMREAFLSYFERKNHGRVKRYPVLPRWRDDVLLVGASIMDFQPWVISGEADPPANPLTISQPSIRFTDIDNVGITGRHFTIFEMMAHHAFNYPGKPIYWMDETVEYAYEFFTKDLGMKGEDITFKENPWAGGGNAGPAFEVLYRGLEVATLVFMQYKLAPPDADPSQIVEIKGDKYVPMDTRVVDTGYGLERLVWMSQGTPTAYDAVLGYVVKPLKRMAGIDKIDDRILMENSRLAGMFDIEDMGDLRVLRETVAKNVDMAPDELTRLVRPYELIYAIADHTKALTFMLADGVVPSNAKAGYLARLLIRKSIRHLRELGLQIPLSEIVAMHIKELHKTFPEFKEMEDVVIDMVNVEERKYADTLDRGNDLVRREIERLKKQGVGELPLERLMLFYESHGLTPEIVKEIAEKEGMTVRIPDNFYSLVAKEAEKGIKEEEEKKIVDFELVQDLPDTRTLYYEEPLMKEFDAKVVGIIEDWVVLDATAFYPEGGGQPCDLGELNGVEVLDVQKVGKIILHKVKEPEKFKERGIVHGKINWERRIQHMRHHTGTHVLMGALVRVLGKHVWQAGSQLSTDWARLDIAHYKRVSEEELKEIELLANRIVMEDREVKWEWLPRTEAEQRYGFRLYQGGVVPGRVIRVLNIKDWDVQACGGTHLPRTGLIGPIKILRTERIQDGVERIIFACGEAAIKEWQKEREIISKTSEVFRVPLEKLPETAGRFFEEWKQARKEVEKLNKELAKLLVYELENRVEKIGEIEFIGAVVEGEIDHLREAALKLKKSNRIVALISEESNAVVVTVGEDLNYKAGDLIRIITRVAGGGGGGKKDLAQGKIKNILKAKEALEELKKAL
- a CDS encoding C39 family peptidase, whose translation is MQWKKLSVLLIGLLVLSSFGSAAVSGNKIPLPLAEKAARSYVNWIAANIPDFKEWENATLGEPVVYYFPNGEKSVYEFAVFKNGKNVGFILVSARKDMPPVLEFSKAEPPSWNLEKAKELAEKKGYKAGKLLYYGALTYGINIGNGKTIGLRDMKVRKYPMKVELKFNKERARKEWEKIANSAITSTKGAVPMSSTPIFIWNKVYGVPAWTSTDSGDADIQYPNNVGPDPDPWEEWDGCAPISGSMIIAYYELQLQDDWNREAIIDILHHTMGTLNGGGTLAPQQVTAGIALFDEEYNQLLQEGIVSESISHEFSAYTDFYVSESDVIREIDDNQPFVLSMNYHWFNGHAVAVIGYTGWKYNDGGLEYVELSYIIVHDPNKPGEDDYIAWNDWTSAAASFITATEV